The Zonotrichia leucophrys gambelii isolate GWCS_2022_RI chromosome 20, RI_Zleu_2.0, whole genome shotgun sequence genome contains a region encoding:
- the OSBPL2 gene encoding oxysterol-binding protein-related protein 2 yields the protein MNSEEEFYDAVTGFDSDNSSGEFSEANHKCPEMLDLEPHQSNKTEKHNGETEIQENGIKRHRTSLPAPMFSRSDFSVWSILKKCIGLELSKITMPIVFNEPLSFLQRITEYMEHIYLINKACSHTDPLERMQAVAAFAVSAVASQWERTGKPFNPLLGETYELTREDLGFRFISEQVSHHPPISAFYSEGLNKDFIFHGSIYPKLKFWGKSIEAEPRGTITLELLKHSEAYTWTNPTCCVHNVIIGKLWLEQYGVVEIINHSTGDKCVLNFKPCGLFGKELHRVEGYIQDKNRKKLCVIYGKWTECLWCTDPTTYETYKKNEKRGSEPKKKSSEEDLKSENDEADEMPEVQDSVQFIPGSKLLWRINCRPPNSSQMYNFTSFAVSLNELEKGMEAILAPTDCRLRPDIRNMENGNMDVASREKERLEEKQRAARKERAKDEVEWHTRWFHQGTNPYTGTGDWLYSGGYFDRNFSDCPDIY from the exons ATGAACAGTGAAGAGGAGTTTTATGATGCCGTTACGG GCTTTGATTCTGACAATTCTTCAGGAGAGTTTTCAGAAGCAAATCATAAATGTCCAGAAATGCTTGATCTAGAGCCACACCAAAGCAATAAGACTGAAAAGCATAATGGAGAAACAGAGATACAAGAAAATGGGATTAAGAGACACAG GACATCATTACCTGCCCCAATGTTTTCTAGAAGTGATTTTAGTGTGTGgagcatattaaaaaaatgcattggaCTG GAGCTGTCCAAGATTACAATGCCTATTGTGTTCAACGAGCCCTTGAGTTTCCTTCAAAGGATAACAGAATATATGGAGCATATATACCTCATCAATAAGGCTTGTAGTCACACAGATCCCCTGGAAAGAATGCAG GCTGTAGCTGCTTTTGCAGTTTCTGCTGTAGCTTCTCAGTGGGAGAGAACTGGCAAACCCTTTAACCCACTGTTAGGAGAAACCTATGAATTAACCAG GGAGGACTTAGGATTTAGGTTTATATCTGAACAAGTGAGCCACCACCCACCTATTAGTGCATTTTATTCGGAAGGCCTCAATAAGGATTTCATATTTCATGGATCAATCTATCCCAAACTAAAATTCTGGGGAAAGAGTATAGAAGCAGAGCCTCGGGGAACAATTACCTTGGAGCTTCTGAA GCACAGTGAAGCTTACACATGGACAAATCCAACCTGTTGTGTACATAATGTAATTATTGGTAAACTGTGGTTAGAACAGTATGGAGTGGTAGAAATCATAAATCACAG TACTGGAGATAAATGTGTCCTTAATTTTAAACCATGTGGACTGTTTGGGAAGGAGCTTCACAGGGTAGAGGGATACATCCAGGACAAGAA CAGGAAGAAGCTGTGTGTGATCTATGGCAAGTGGACAGAATGTCTGTGGTGCACTGACCCCACCACCTACGAGACCTACAAGAAGAATGAGAAGAGAGGCAGTGAGCCGAAGAAGAAGTCG AGTGAAGAAGATCTTAAATCTGAAAATGATGAGGCTGATGAAATGCCAGAGGTTCAAGACTCAGTGCAGTTCATACCAGGCAGTAAATTGCTTTGGAGAATAAACTGTAGGCCCCCAAACTCATCACAG ATGTACAATTTCACCAGTTTTGCTGTGAGCCTCAATGAGCTGGAGAAGGGCATGGAGGCAATCCTGGCTCCCACGGACTGCCGGCTGCGGCCGGACATCAGGAACATGGAGAACGGGAACATGG ATGTGGCaagcagagagaaggagagactggaagagaaacagagagCTGCTCGCAAGGAGCGTGCGAAGGACGAGGTGGAGTGGCACACACG atgGTTTCATCAAGGCACTAACCCATACACTGGGACTGGAGATTGGCTGTACTCAGGTGGCTATTTTGATAGAAATTTCTCAGACTGTCCAGACATATACTGA